The proteins below come from a single Gordonia sp. X0973 genomic window:
- a CDS encoding rhodanese-like domain-containing protein, translating into MTQGYAGDVSPTEAWELLENDENTVLVDCRTQAEWNFVGVPDLEVIEKRTVFVEWTTFPSGTPNPRFVEQLRDAGITDDNRVLFICRSGHRSIGAAQAATAAGIAQAFNILDGFEGHLDENDHRGGQGWRAQNLPWRQS; encoded by the coding sequence ATGACTCAGGGATATGCCGGGGACGTGAGCCCCACCGAGGCCTGGGAGCTGCTGGAGAACGACGAGAACACTGTCCTCGTCGACTGTCGCACGCAGGCCGAATGGAACTTCGTCGGCGTGCCCGACCTCGAAGTCATCGAGAAGCGCACCGTCTTCGTCGAGTGGACCACCTTCCCGTCGGGCACGCCCAACCCGCGGTTCGTCGAGCAGCTGCGCGACGCGGGCATCACCGACGACAACCGGGTGCTGTTCATCTGCCGCTCGGGGCATCGGTCGATCGGTGCCGCGCAGGCCGCGACCGCGGCCGGGATCGCCCAGGCGTTCAACATCCTCGACGGCTTCGAGGGGCATCTCGACGAGAACGACCACCGCGGCGGCCAGGGCTGGCGGGCACAGAACCTGCCGTGGCGCCAGTCCTGA
- a CDS encoding FAD-dependent oxidoreductase: MSEENRALRVAIVGAGPAGIYAADALMKHDDLADRGVSIDLYERMPAPFGLIRYGVAPDHPRIKGIITALHKVLDKPQIRLLGNIDYGTDITLEDLKNHYDAVIFSTGATDDRGLNIPGVDLERSYGAAQFVAWYDGHPDFPRTWPLDEEKVAVIGVGNVALDVARVLAKTGDELLPTEIPANVYEGLKANKAVEVHVFGRRGPAQAKFTPLELKELDHSPNIEVIVNPEDIEYDEGSAVARRSSKITDQVATIIENYAIREPKQGAIHKLFLHFFENPVEILGEDGKVVGLRTERTELDGTGNVQPTGRTTDWDVTAIYRAVGYLSDNLPQIPFDTNAGVIPNEAGRIFDEGAHLTGLYTTGWVKRGPVGLIGHTKGDANETVDCIVEDMKNDSLGTPTDASEEAIIALLEERSIPFTTWDGWYRLDEHERSLGAAEGRERIKVVEREDMLAASEPDKVRKA, from the coding sequence ATGAGCGAGGAAAACCGCGCGCTGCGCGTTGCCATCGTCGGCGCCGGGCCGGCCGGCATCTATGCCGCCGATGCCCTGATGAAGCACGACGACCTGGCCGACCGCGGCGTCAGCATCGACCTGTACGAGCGCATGCCGGCCCCCTTCGGCCTCATCCGCTACGGCGTGGCTCCCGACCACCCGCGCATCAAGGGCATCATCACCGCCTTGCACAAGGTGCTCGACAAGCCGCAGATCCGCCTGTTGGGCAACATCGACTACGGCACCGACATCACGCTCGAGGACCTGAAGAACCACTACGACGCGGTGATCTTCTCCACCGGCGCCACCGACGACCGCGGCCTCAACATCCCCGGCGTCGACCTCGAGCGCAGCTACGGCGCCGCCCAGTTCGTCGCCTGGTACGACGGCCACCCCGACTTCCCGCGCACCTGGCCGCTGGACGAGGAGAAGGTCGCGGTCATCGGCGTCGGCAACGTCGCCCTCGACGTCGCGCGCGTGCTCGCGAAGACCGGCGACGAGCTGCTGCCCACCGAGATCCCGGCCAACGTCTACGAGGGCCTCAAGGCGAACAAGGCCGTCGAGGTCCACGTCTTCGGACGCCGCGGCCCGGCCCAGGCGAAGTTCACCCCGCTCGAACTCAAGGAGCTTGACCACTCCCCCAATATCGAGGTCATCGTCAACCCCGAGGACATCGAGTACGACGAGGGTTCGGCCGTCGCCCGGCGCAGCTCCAAGATCACCGACCAGGTCGCGACGATCATCGAGAACTATGCGATCCGCGAGCCGAAGCAGGGCGCGATCCACAAGCTCTTCCTGCACTTCTTCGAGAACCCCGTCGAGATCCTCGGCGAGGACGGGAAGGTCGTCGGGCTGCGCACCGAGCGCACCGAACTCGACGGCACCGGCAACGTGCAGCCCACCGGCCGCACCACCGACTGGGATGTCACCGCCATCTACCGCGCGGTCGGCTACCTCTCGGACAACCTGCCGCAGATTCCGTTCGACACCAACGCCGGCGTCATCCCCAACGAGGCGGGCCGCATCTTCGACGAGGGCGCCCACCTGACCGGCCTGTACACGACCGGCTGGGTCAAGCGCGGCCCGGTCGGCCTGATCGGCCACACCAAGGGCGACGCGAACGAGACCGTCGACTGCATCGTCGAGGACATGAAGAACGACAGCCTCGGCACGCCGACCGATGCCTCCGAAGAGGCGATCATCGCCCTGCTGGAGGAGCGCAGCATCCCGTTCACGACCTGGGACGGCTGGTACCGCCTCGACGAGCACGAGCGCTCATTGGGCGCCGCCGAGGGTCGCGAGCGCATCAAGGTCGTCGAGCGCGAGGACATGCTCGCCGCCTCCGAGCCGGACAAGGTCCGCAAGGCATGA
- a CDS encoding CHAP domain-containing protein, giving the protein MRSEKTARRRWFWSGTALITALLVGLGIVGWQQARRDEGSPLAGIWPASRPTFPATDPGLSPTRVRILNVLRGEYEHTRPTEEYTQGVKEAWCADFVSWTQRRAGVTLRNPNTGSWRIPGVATLTEYYQSVGRFHGPDYRPKPGDVVLYSPPNRFKQHTNTVIAVNGDHVTTLGGNEPPNGISINGYDLSTVKGIVGYGSPR; this is encoded by the coding sequence ATGCGCTCAGAGAAAACCGCCCGTCGCCGTTGGTTCTGGTCGGGCACCGCCCTGATCACCGCCCTGCTCGTCGGCCTCGGCATCGTCGGGTGGCAGCAGGCGCGCCGCGACGAGGGTTCGCCGCTGGCCGGTATCTGGCCCGCCTCCCGCCCGACCTTCCCCGCCACCGACCCGGGCCTCTCCCCGACGCGGGTCCGCATCCTGAACGTGTTGCGCGGCGAATACGAGCACACCCGTCCCACCGAGGAGTACACGCAGGGCGTCAAAGAGGCGTGGTGTGCGGACTTCGTCAGTTGGACGCAGCGCCGCGCCGGGGTGACGCTGCGCAACCCGAACACGGGCTCGTGGCGCATCCCCGGCGTCGCGACGCTGACCGAGTACTACCAGTCCGTCGGCCGCTTCCACGGGCCCGACTACCGGCCGAAGCCGGGCGACGTGGTGCTCTACTCCCCGCCGAACCGGTTCAAGCAGCACACCAACACCGTCATCGCGGTGAACGGCGACCACGTCACGACCCTCGGCGGCAACGAGCCGCCCAACGGCATCAGCATCAACGGTTACGACCTCTCGACCGTGAAGGGCATCGTCGGATACGGGAGCCCGCGCTAG
- a CDS encoding DUF456 domain-containing protein, protein MPFWGEALVGLVIVVGLLGIVFPVLPGGLLVGLAIGVWAFFVGGWAWAFFAAAAVIILLAEVVKYYVAGRTLKSAGVPSTTVLVGGVVGIVGFFVVPVFGLIIGFIVGAMASELVRGWSFDAAWRGAWAATKAAGASMLVELAGALCATAIWLVGAFTF, encoded by the coding sequence GTGCCGTTCTGGGGTGAGGCCCTCGTCGGCCTCGTCATCGTCGTCGGCCTGCTCGGGATCGTGTTCCCGGTGCTGCCCGGCGGCCTTCTCGTCGGTCTCGCGATCGGGGTGTGGGCCTTCTTCGTCGGCGGCTGGGCCTGGGCCTTCTTCGCCGCCGCGGCGGTGATCATCCTCCTGGCCGAAGTGGTGAAGTACTACGTCGCCGGGCGGACCCTGAAATCGGCGGGGGTGCCCAGTACGACGGTTCTCGTCGGCGGGGTCGTCGGCATCGTCGGATTCTTCGTGGTGCCGGTCTTCGGCCTGATCATCGGGTTCATCGTCGGCGCGATGGCCAGCGAGTTGGTCCGCGGGTGGAGTTTCGACGCTGCCTGGCGCGGTGCCTGGGCGGCGACGAAGGCGGCGGGCGCGAGCATGCTCGTCGAACTCGCCGGCGCCCTCTGCGCGACGGCGATCTGGCTGGTCGGGGCGTTCACGTTCTGA